Proteins found in one Lathamus discolor isolate bLatDis1 chromosome 7, bLatDis1.hap1, whole genome shotgun sequence genomic segment:
- the MST1R gene encoding macrophage-stimulating protein receptor isoform X1 — protein MGLLWCTCLLLVLPLASLGAGTWQCPRIPYSSTRNFSVPYTLPSLNAGSPVQNIAIFTDPTGPAAIFVAVRNRILLVSPELRLLSVLITGPVGSTECAVCRLCPAAVDSPEDTDNVLLLLDPLEPWLYSCGTARHGLCYQHQLEVRNGEVAIAATHCLYSATGNSPASCPDCVASPLGTSATVVATSYASFFYLGSTINSSVAARYSPQSVSVRRLKGTLDGFSDDFQWLTVLPQYRDNYTIHYVHSFADGDHVYFLMVQPERPGLGTYHTRLARLSTHERDLRRYRELVLDCRFESKRRRRRSGEEGAERDVAYNVLQAAHAARPGARLARDLGINDADTVLFGAFAESRTESRVPRADSAVCAFPLRLLNQAMEEGMEKCCGTGHQPLLRGLSFFQPVEYCPHNVNLSAPVVNTSCWDKPTLVPAASHKVDLFNGQLAGVLLTSIFVTALGDVTVAHLGTAEGRVFQMVLQRSSSYLLTLANFSLGEPGPVRSAMGLQSHSLFFTAGTKVWRLNVTGPGCRHFSTCQHCLRAERFMGCGWCSNGCTRHHECQGQWVQDSCPPVLTDFHPRSAPLRGRTRVTLCGMTFRSRPDPEPCRSPRGACRVVVGQRGCTVLPEESKSHRPLPTSRRKDFVDVLVCELEPGGPTAAEGPADVVLTVEEPDGPSAIPGFRVRGSATLGGFFFVEPRVSALHPLFGPQGGGTSLSLYGTHLLAGSSWWVMVNGSACPLAGQPSHSRRVPRQGDGDIRCTTPAAGGLGTARVSLWIDGEEFPAPLPFQYRPDPSVSAVVPSCSYEGSMLTIIGTHLDSVYRAKIRFEASGVRTKPTDCESPLSPARVLCRSPAFPFESKVEMTSGNLSVLLDGATGHWLFRLLYYPRPKVFPLEQEGGRLRLKPGDDEIEVHQLGLDAVAACMNITMTVGGRDCHPNVLKNEVTCRLPRELRLPPAGAPVEICVNSACEALGWVLSPAVSLDLASSLALGISITFLVCGILAALLLRWHWRKRRGTENLELLVQPGRSDAPATTQRPGVDYREVLVLPTAGSPGPALARARFTGAGTAAGAGMAAGGSPVPLLRATSCCLEDLRPELLEEVKDILIPEEQLVTHRHRVIGKGHFGSVYHGTYSDPLLGDLHCAVKSLHRITDVEEVEEFLREGILMKSFHHPQVLSLLGVCLPRHGLPLVVLPYMRHGDLRHFIRAQERSPTVKELIGFGLQVALGMEYLAQKKFVHRDLAARNCMLDETLTVKVADFGLARDVFGKEYYSVRRHRHAKLPVKWMALESLQTQKFTTKSDVWSFGVLMWELLTRGASPYPGVDPYDMTRYLQRGRRLLQPQHCPDTLYGVMLSCWAPSPEERPSFTGLVSELERVLAALEGELYVNLAVTYVNLERGPPFPPAPLGLLPDGEDEDEDNEEDKEDEEEEEEEEEEEEGTALF, from the exons ATGGGGCTGTTGTGGTGCACGTGTCTCTTGCTGGTGCTCCCCCTGGCCTCGCTGGGTGCTGGCACCTGGCAGTGTCCCCGCATCCCTTACAGCTCCACCAGGAACTTCTCTGTCCCCTACACGCTGCCCAGCCTCAATGCTGGCAGCCCCGTGCAGAACATCGCCATCTTCACTGACCCCACCGGCCCGGCCGCTATCTTCGTGGCCGTCCGCAACCGCATCCTGCTGGTGAGCCCCGAGCTGCGCCTCCTCTCCGTCCTCATCACTGGCCCCGTGGGCAGCACTGAATGTGCGGTCTGCCGACTGTGCCCGGCTGCTGTGGACAGCCCTGAGGACACCGACAacgtcctgctgctgctggacccACTGGAGCCATGGCTGTACAGCTGCGGCACAGCGCGGCATGGGCTGTGCTACCAGCACCAGCTGGAGGTGCGGAATGGCGAGGTGGCCATCGCAGCCACACACTGCCTGTACTCAGCCACGGGCAACAGCCCTGCATCCTGCCCTGACTGCGTGGCCAGCCCGCTGGGGACCAGTGCCACCGTGGTGGCCACTTCCTATGCTTCTTTCTTCTACCTCGGCTCCACCATCAACAGCAGTGTGGCGGCACGGTACAGCCCGCAGTCGGTGTCCGTCCGCAGGCTGAAGGGCACCTTGGATGGGTTTTCAGATGACTTCCAGTGGCTGACGGTGCTGCCGCAGTACCGGGACAACTACACCATCCACTACGTGCACTCCTTCGCGGATGGGGACCACGTCTACTTCCTCATGGTGCAGCCAGAGCGGCCAGGCTTGGGGACGTACCACACGCGCCTGGCGCGGCTCAGCACCCATGAGCGCGACCTCCGCCGCTACCGTGAGCTCGTCCTCGACTGCCGCTTCGAGTCCAAGCGGCGGCGGAGGCGCAGTGGTGAGGAGGGTGCTGAGCGGGACGTTGCCTACAAcgtgctgcaggcagcacatgCTGCCCGCCCCGGCGCACGCCTGGCCCGAGACCTCGGCATCAACGACGCCGACACCGTGCTCTTTGGTGCTTTCGCCGAGAGCCGCACGGAGAGCCGGGTGCCGAGAGCGGACTCGGCCGTCTGTGCCTTCCCCCTGCGCCTCCTCAACCAGGCCATGGAGGAGGGCATGGAGAAGTGCTGCGGCACCGGGCACCAGCCTCTGCTGAGGGGGCTCAGCTTCTTCCAGCCAGTGGAGTACTGCCCGCACAAC GTAAACCTCTCGGCACCGGTGGTCAACACCAGCTGTTGGGACAAGCCCACCCTCGTCCCCGCCGCCTCCCATAAGGTGGACCTGTTCAATGGGCAGCTGGCCGGCGTCCTCCTCACCTCCATCTTTGTCACCGCGCTGGGGGACGTCACCGTGGCTCACCTGGGCACAGCAGAGGGACGGGTATtccag ATGGTGCTCCAGCGCTCCAGCTCCTACCTCCTCACCTTGGCCAACTTCTCCCTGGGGGAGCCAGGGCCGGTGCGGAgtgccatggggctgcagaGCCACTCGCTGTTCTTCACTGCCGGCACCAAG GTATGGCGCCTGAACGTCACCGGCCCCGGCTGCCGCCACTTCTCCAcgtgccagcactgcctgcgCGCCGAGCGCTTCATGGGCTGCGGCTGGTGCAGCAATGGCTGCACGCGCCACCATGAGTGCCAGGGGCAGTGGGTCCAGGACAGCTGCCCGCCCGTCCTCACTGAC TTCCACCCTCGGAGCGCCCCGCTGCGGGGCCGGACGCGGGTGACGCTGTGTGGAATGACCTTCCGCTCCCGGCCGGACCCCGAGCCCTGCCGCAGCCCCCGCGGAGCCTGCCGGGTGGTGGTGGGACAGCGAGGCTGCACTGTGCTGCCAGAGGAAAGCAAGAGCCACAG ACCCCTGCCCACCTCCCGCCGTAAAGACTTCGTGGATGTGCTGGTGTGCGAGCTGGAGCCAGGGGGCCCGACAGCAGCAGAGGGCCCTGCTGATGTGGTGCTCACCGTGGAGGAACCTGATGGACCCTCTGCCATCCCTGGCTTCCGTGTCCGTGGCTCTGCCACCCTTGGGGGCTTCTTCTTCGTG GAGCCCCGTGTCAGTGCCCTGCACCCCCTGTTCGGCCCCCAGGGGGGTGGCACCTCCCTCTCGCTCTATGGCACCCACCTCTTGGCAGGAAGCAGCTGGTGGgtgatggtcaatggctccGCATGCCCCCTGGCCGGGCAGCCCAG CCACAGCCGCCGTGTCCCCAGGCAGGGTGACGGGGACATTCGGTGCACGACTCCCGCTGCCGGTGGCCTGGGCACAGCCCGGGTGTCCCTGTGGATTGATGGGGAGGAGTTCCCGGCGCCCCTGCCCTTCCAGTACCGCCCCGACCCCTCTGTTTCGGCTGTCGTTCCCAGCTGCAGCTATGA GGGCTCGATGCTCACCATCATCGGCACCCACCTGGACTCGGTGTATCGTGCCAAGATCCGCTTTGAAGCCAGCGGTGTGAGGACCAAACCCACA GACTGCGAGAGCCCGCTGTCGCCGGCGCGGGTGCTGTGCCGCAGCCCCGCATTCCCCTTTGAGAGCAAGGTGGAGATGACGTCGGGGAACCTGAGCGTGCTGCTGGACGGTGCCACCGGCCACTGGCTCTTCCGCCTCCTCTACTACCCCCGGCCCAAGGTCTTCCCCTTGGAGCAAGAGGGTGGGCGCCTCCGCCTCAAGCCTGGTGACGATGAGATCGAAGTGCAC CAACTGGGGCTGGATGCAGTGGCTGCCTGCATGAACATCACCATGACGGTGGGGGGCCGGGACTGCCACCCCAATGTGCTGAAGAACGAGGTGACGTGCCGCCTGCCCCGCGAGCTGCGCCTGCCCCCGGCCGGGGCCCCCGTGGAG ATCTGTGTGAACAGTGCCTGTGAGGCGCTGGGCTGGGTGCTGTCCCCTGCTGTCTCTCTGGACCTGgcctccagcctggccctgggcATCAGCATCACCTTCCTGGTCTGCGGCATCCTggctgccctgctgctccgTTGGcactggaggaagaggaggg ggacGGAgaacctggagctgctggtgcagccCGGCCGCAGCGATGCCCCCGCCACCACCCAGCGCCCTGGCGTCGACTACAGGGAGGTGCTGG tgctgcccacagcaggcagcCCCGGCCCAGCACTGGCCCGGGCACGGTTCACTGGTGCTGGTACCGCTGCTGGTGCTGGTATGGCGGCCGGCGGCTCCCCCGTGCCCCTGCTCAGGGCCACATCCTGCTGCCTGGAGGACCTGCggccagagctgctggaggaagtGAAGGACATCCTCATCCCCGAGGAGCAGCTCGTCACCCACCGCCACCGGGTCATCGGCAAAG ggcaCTTCGGCAGCGTCTACCACGGCACCTACTCGGACCCGCTGCTGGGGGACCTCCACTGTGCTGTCAAGTCCCTGCACC GCATCACCGACgtggaggaggtggaggagttCCTGCGCGAGGGCATCCTCATGAAGAGCTTCCACCACCCCCAGGTGCTCTCGCTGCTGGGGGTGTGCCTGCCCCGCCACGGGCTGCCCCTCGTCGTCCTGCCCTACATGCGCCACGGGGACCTGCGCCACTTCATCCGCGCACAGGAGCGG agccccacagTGAAGGAGCTCATCGGCTTTGGGCTGCAGGTGGCCCTGGGCATGGAGTACCTGGCGCAGAAGAAGTTTGTGCATCGGGACCTGGCGGCCAGGAACTGCAT GCTGGATGAGACACTGACAGTAAAGGTGGCTGACTTTGGGCTGGCACGGGACGTGTTTGGCAAGGAGTACTACAGTGTCCGGCGGCACCGCCACGCCAAGCTGCCTGTCAAGTGGATGGCACTGGAGAGCCTCCAGACCCAAAAGTTCACCACCAAGTCAGATGTG TGGTCCTTCGGGGTGCTCATGTGGGAGCTGCTGACACGGGGAGCATCACCGTACCCCGGGGTGGACCCTTACGACATGACCCGCTACCTGCAGCGGGGGAGAcgcctgctgcagccccagcactgccccgACACCCT GTATGGGGTGATGCTGAGCTGCTGGGCACCGTCACCGGAGGAGAGACCGTCCTTCACCGGGCTGGTGAGTGAGCTGGAGCGTGTCCTGGCCGCACTGGAGGGTGAGCTCTACGTCAACCTGGCTGTCACCTATGTCAACCTGGAGCGTggcccccccttccctcctgcccctctggGGCTGTTGCCTGATGGTgaagatgaggatgaggatAATGAGGAGGACAAAGAGGacgaggaagaggaggaggaagaagaggaagaagaggaggggaCAGCCCTGTTTTGA
- the MST1R gene encoding macrophage-stimulating protein receptor isoform X3 encodes MGLLWCTCLLLVLPLASLGAGTWQCPRIPYSSTRNFSVPYTLPSLNAGSPVQNIAIFTDPTGPAAIFVAVRNRILLVSPELRLLSVLITGPVGSTECAVCRLCPAAVDSPEDTDNVLLLLDPLEPWLYSCGTARHGLCYQHQLEVRNGEVAIAATHCLYSATGNSPASCPDCVASPLGTSATVVATSYASFFYLGSTINSSVAARYSPQSVSVRRLKGTLDGFSDDFQWLTVLPQYRDNYTIHYVHSFADGDHVYFLMVQPERPGLGTYHTRLARLSTHERDLRRYRELVLDCRFESKRRRRRSGEEGAERDVAYNVLQAAHAARPGARLARDLGINDADTVLFGAFAESRTESRVPRADSAVCAFPLRLLNQAMEEGMEKCCGTGHQPLLRGLSFFQPVEYCPHNVNLSAPVVNTSCWDKPTLVPAASHKVDLFNGQLAGVLLTSIFVTALGDVTVAHLGTAEGRVFQMVLQRSSSYLLTLANFSLGEPGPVRSAMGLQSHSLFFTAGTKVWRLNVTGPGCRHFSTCQHCLRAERFMGCGWCSNGCTRHHECQGQWVQDSCPPVLTDFHPRSAPLRGRTRVTLCGMTFRSRPDPEPCRSPRGACRVVVGQRGCTVLPEESKSHRPLPTSRRKDFVDVLVCELEPGGPTAAEGPADVVLTVEEPDGPSAIPGFRVRGSATLGGFFFVEPRVSALHPLFGPQGGGTSLSLYGTHLLAGSSWWVMVNGSACPLAGQPSHSRRVPRQGDGDIRCTTPAAGGLGTARVSLWIDGEEFPAPLPFQYRPDPSVSAVVPSCSYEGSMLTIIGTHLDSVYRAKIRFEASGVRTKPTDCESPLSPARVLCRSPAFPFESKVEMTSGNLSVLLDGATGHWLFRLLYYPRPKVFPLEQEGGRLRLKPGDDEIEVHQLGLDAVAACMNITMTVGGRDCHPNVLKNEVTCRLPRELRLPPAGAPVEICVNSACEALGWVLSPAVSLDLASSLALGISITFLVCGILAALLLRWHWRKRRGTENLELLVQPGRSDAPATTQRPGVDYREVLVLPTAGSPGPALARARFTGAGTAAGAGMAAGGSPVPLLRATSCCLEDLRPELLEEVKDILIPEEQLVTHRHRVIGKGHFGSVYHGTYSDPLLGDLHCAVKSLHRITDVEEVEEFLREGILMKSFHHPQVLSLLGVCLPRHGLPLVVLPYMRHGDLRHFIRAQERVALGMEYLAQKKFVHRDLAARNCMLDETLTVKVADFGLARDVFGKEYYSVRRHRHAKLPVKWMALESLQTQKFTTKSDVWSFGVLMWELLTRGASPYPGVDPYDMTRYLQRGRRLLQPQHCPDTLYGVMLSCWAPSPEERPSFTGLVSELERVLAALEGELYVNLAVTYVNLERGPPFPPAPLGLLPDGEDEDEDNEEDKEDEEEEEEEEEEEEGTALF; translated from the exons ATGGGGCTGTTGTGGTGCACGTGTCTCTTGCTGGTGCTCCCCCTGGCCTCGCTGGGTGCTGGCACCTGGCAGTGTCCCCGCATCCCTTACAGCTCCACCAGGAACTTCTCTGTCCCCTACACGCTGCCCAGCCTCAATGCTGGCAGCCCCGTGCAGAACATCGCCATCTTCACTGACCCCACCGGCCCGGCCGCTATCTTCGTGGCCGTCCGCAACCGCATCCTGCTGGTGAGCCCCGAGCTGCGCCTCCTCTCCGTCCTCATCACTGGCCCCGTGGGCAGCACTGAATGTGCGGTCTGCCGACTGTGCCCGGCTGCTGTGGACAGCCCTGAGGACACCGACAacgtcctgctgctgctggacccACTGGAGCCATGGCTGTACAGCTGCGGCACAGCGCGGCATGGGCTGTGCTACCAGCACCAGCTGGAGGTGCGGAATGGCGAGGTGGCCATCGCAGCCACACACTGCCTGTACTCAGCCACGGGCAACAGCCCTGCATCCTGCCCTGACTGCGTGGCCAGCCCGCTGGGGACCAGTGCCACCGTGGTGGCCACTTCCTATGCTTCTTTCTTCTACCTCGGCTCCACCATCAACAGCAGTGTGGCGGCACGGTACAGCCCGCAGTCGGTGTCCGTCCGCAGGCTGAAGGGCACCTTGGATGGGTTTTCAGATGACTTCCAGTGGCTGACGGTGCTGCCGCAGTACCGGGACAACTACACCATCCACTACGTGCACTCCTTCGCGGATGGGGACCACGTCTACTTCCTCATGGTGCAGCCAGAGCGGCCAGGCTTGGGGACGTACCACACGCGCCTGGCGCGGCTCAGCACCCATGAGCGCGACCTCCGCCGCTACCGTGAGCTCGTCCTCGACTGCCGCTTCGAGTCCAAGCGGCGGCGGAGGCGCAGTGGTGAGGAGGGTGCTGAGCGGGACGTTGCCTACAAcgtgctgcaggcagcacatgCTGCCCGCCCCGGCGCACGCCTGGCCCGAGACCTCGGCATCAACGACGCCGACACCGTGCTCTTTGGTGCTTTCGCCGAGAGCCGCACGGAGAGCCGGGTGCCGAGAGCGGACTCGGCCGTCTGTGCCTTCCCCCTGCGCCTCCTCAACCAGGCCATGGAGGAGGGCATGGAGAAGTGCTGCGGCACCGGGCACCAGCCTCTGCTGAGGGGGCTCAGCTTCTTCCAGCCAGTGGAGTACTGCCCGCACAAC GTAAACCTCTCGGCACCGGTGGTCAACACCAGCTGTTGGGACAAGCCCACCCTCGTCCCCGCCGCCTCCCATAAGGTGGACCTGTTCAATGGGCAGCTGGCCGGCGTCCTCCTCACCTCCATCTTTGTCACCGCGCTGGGGGACGTCACCGTGGCTCACCTGGGCACAGCAGAGGGACGGGTATtccag ATGGTGCTCCAGCGCTCCAGCTCCTACCTCCTCACCTTGGCCAACTTCTCCCTGGGGGAGCCAGGGCCGGTGCGGAgtgccatggggctgcagaGCCACTCGCTGTTCTTCACTGCCGGCACCAAG GTATGGCGCCTGAACGTCACCGGCCCCGGCTGCCGCCACTTCTCCAcgtgccagcactgcctgcgCGCCGAGCGCTTCATGGGCTGCGGCTGGTGCAGCAATGGCTGCACGCGCCACCATGAGTGCCAGGGGCAGTGGGTCCAGGACAGCTGCCCGCCCGTCCTCACTGAC TTCCACCCTCGGAGCGCCCCGCTGCGGGGCCGGACGCGGGTGACGCTGTGTGGAATGACCTTCCGCTCCCGGCCGGACCCCGAGCCCTGCCGCAGCCCCCGCGGAGCCTGCCGGGTGGTGGTGGGACAGCGAGGCTGCACTGTGCTGCCAGAGGAAAGCAAGAGCCACAG ACCCCTGCCCACCTCCCGCCGTAAAGACTTCGTGGATGTGCTGGTGTGCGAGCTGGAGCCAGGGGGCCCGACAGCAGCAGAGGGCCCTGCTGATGTGGTGCTCACCGTGGAGGAACCTGATGGACCCTCTGCCATCCCTGGCTTCCGTGTCCGTGGCTCTGCCACCCTTGGGGGCTTCTTCTTCGTG GAGCCCCGTGTCAGTGCCCTGCACCCCCTGTTCGGCCCCCAGGGGGGTGGCACCTCCCTCTCGCTCTATGGCACCCACCTCTTGGCAGGAAGCAGCTGGTGGgtgatggtcaatggctccGCATGCCCCCTGGCCGGGCAGCCCAG CCACAGCCGCCGTGTCCCCAGGCAGGGTGACGGGGACATTCGGTGCACGACTCCCGCTGCCGGTGGCCTGGGCACAGCCCGGGTGTCCCTGTGGATTGATGGGGAGGAGTTCCCGGCGCCCCTGCCCTTCCAGTACCGCCCCGACCCCTCTGTTTCGGCTGTCGTTCCCAGCTGCAGCTATGA GGGCTCGATGCTCACCATCATCGGCACCCACCTGGACTCGGTGTATCGTGCCAAGATCCGCTTTGAAGCCAGCGGTGTGAGGACCAAACCCACA GACTGCGAGAGCCCGCTGTCGCCGGCGCGGGTGCTGTGCCGCAGCCCCGCATTCCCCTTTGAGAGCAAGGTGGAGATGACGTCGGGGAACCTGAGCGTGCTGCTGGACGGTGCCACCGGCCACTGGCTCTTCCGCCTCCTCTACTACCCCCGGCCCAAGGTCTTCCCCTTGGAGCAAGAGGGTGGGCGCCTCCGCCTCAAGCCTGGTGACGATGAGATCGAAGTGCAC CAACTGGGGCTGGATGCAGTGGCTGCCTGCATGAACATCACCATGACGGTGGGGGGCCGGGACTGCCACCCCAATGTGCTGAAGAACGAGGTGACGTGCCGCCTGCCCCGCGAGCTGCGCCTGCCCCCGGCCGGGGCCCCCGTGGAG ATCTGTGTGAACAGTGCCTGTGAGGCGCTGGGCTGGGTGCTGTCCCCTGCTGTCTCTCTGGACCTGgcctccagcctggccctgggcATCAGCATCACCTTCCTGGTCTGCGGCATCCTggctgccctgctgctccgTTGGcactggaggaagaggaggg ggacGGAgaacctggagctgctggtgcagccCGGCCGCAGCGATGCCCCCGCCACCACCCAGCGCCCTGGCGTCGACTACAGGGAGGTGCTGG tgctgcccacagcaggcagcCCCGGCCCAGCACTGGCCCGGGCACGGTTCACTGGTGCTGGTACCGCTGCTGGTGCTGGTATGGCGGCCGGCGGCTCCCCCGTGCCCCTGCTCAGGGCCACATCCTGCTGCCTGGAGGACCTGCggccagagctgctggaggaagtGAAGGACATCCTCATCCCCGAGGAGCAGCTCGTCACCCACCGCCACCGGGTCATCGGCAAAG ggcaCTTCGGCAGCGTCTACCACGGCACCTACTCGGACCCGCTGCTGGGGGACCTCCACTGTGCTGTCAAGTCCCTGCACC GCATCACCGACgtggaggaggtggaggagttCCTGCGCGAGGGCATCCTCATGAAGAGCTTCCACCACCCCCAGGTGCTCTCGCTGCTGGGGGTGTGCCTGCCCCGCCACGGGCTGCCCCTCGTCGTCCTGCCCTACATGCGCCACGGGGACCTGCGCCACTTCATCCGCGCACAGGAGCGG GTGGCCCTGGGCATGGAGTACCTGGCGCAGAAGAAGTTTGTGCATCGGGACCTGGCGGCCAGGAACTGCAT GCTGGATGAGACACTGACAGTAAAGGTGGCTGACTTTGGGCTGGCACGGGACGTGTTTGGCAAGGAGTACTACAGTGTCCGGCGGCACCGCCACGCCAAGCTGCCTGTCAAGTGGATGGCACTGGAGAGCCTCCAGACCCAAAAGTTCACCACCAAGTCAGATGTG TGGTCCTTCGGGGTGCTCATGTGGGAGCTGCTGACACGGGGAGCATCACCGTACCCCGGGGTGGACCCTTACGACATGACCCGCTACCTGCAGCGGGGGAGAcgcctgctgcagccccagcactgccccgACACCCT GTATGGGGTGATGCTGAGCTGCTGGGCACCGTCACCGGAGGAGAGACCGTCCTTCACCGGGCTGGTGAGTGAGCTGGAGCGTGTCCTGGCCGCACTGGAGGGTGAGCTCTACGTCAACCTGGCTGTCACCTATGTCAACCTGGAGCGTggcccccccttccctcctgcccctctggGGCTGTTGCCTGATGGTgaagatgaggatgaggatAATGAGGAGGACAAAGAGGacgaggaagaggaggaggaagaagaggaagaagaggaggggaCAGCCCTGTTTTGA